A window of Mytilus edulis chromosome 10, xbMytEdul2.2, whole genome shotgun sequence contains these coding sequences:
- the LOC139490908 gene encoding uncharacterized protein, translated as MDFSCRIHREQVYLFYCTDHDVPCCSECKRISHKPTCNMEVMDPYTNEKDIGIKMADIIKRMNKTNTLLDELYKEFYKSRKYLLKQKDKFEKDLQQFRKQIDAYIDEAENKIREHFHDLYNQETEVLKQREVGVMSKKNSLHEWVNNVEEMARKELSLQSYVYMSKINNSFSVIEKHASKIERKFENVTLTFTISNDFQEFLKGLKLAYTQVKRTATAHDPEPSTAFPKTDKTNHVQEKDRSLQKVGEFRISNDTDFQSSSDIKLLHNGDIVVTNLNNRKLVVYDQNGLEKLEMELSHNPLCLATMPDDLVAMTLANERKVVILDLKTRMVHRQIKLEDECHGIAQTKHRLILNGKVKGLFVLNSDFEVENMIPDITGKHILCGRSDGTIIGGTLHCNNIYCIDIRGVKLFEISPPGLEYLNGISVSNDGDIYITGFLSNTLHRIDSDGENSCVVLNKDDGINLPRSICSCYSTKSIMVVNNDGRLIVTYNLK; from the coding sequence ATGGACTTCAGTTGCCGTATACATCGTGAACAAGTTTATTTATTCTACTGTACTGATCATGATGTTCCTTGTTGTTCTGAGTGCAAGAGGATTTCACACAAGCCTACATGTAACATGGAAGTTATGGACCCTTACACAAACGAAAAAGATATCGGCATAAAAATGGCTGATATCATCAAACGTATGAATAAAACTAACACTCTATTAGATGAATTGTACAAAGAATTCTACAAAAGTAGAAAATATCTGTTGAAGCAAAAGGACAAATTTGAAAAGGATTTACAGCAGTTTAGAAAACAAATAGATGCATACATTGACGAGGCTGAAAATAAAATTAGGGAACATTTTCATGACCTGTACAATCAGGAAACAGAGGTACTAAAACAAAGAGAAGTTGGTGTAATGAGTAAAAAGAATAGTTTGCATGAATGGGTAAACAATGTCGAGGAAATGGCCAGAAAAGAATTAAGTTTACAGTCGTACGTTTACATGTCTAAGATTAATAATTCCTTCTCAGTTATTGAAAAACATGCTTCCAAGATAGAAAGAAAGTTTGAAAATGTAACTTTGACATTCACCATATCCAACGATTTTCAAGAATTTTTGAAAGGATTAAAACTTGCATACACTCAAGTGAAACGTACAGCTACTGCACATGATCCAGAACCAAGTACCGCTTTCCCCAAAACAGACAAGACAAACCATGTCCAGGAGAAAGACCGAAGTCTTCAAAAGGTTGGCGAATTTAGAATTTCCAACGATACAGATTTTCAGTCCTCCTCAGACATTAAACTTTTGCATAATGGAGATATCGTTGTAACTAATTTAAACAATCGTAAATTAGTAGTTTACGATCAAAACGGTTTAGAAAAGCTAGAAATGGAACTTTCCCATAATCCTTTATGTCTTGCTACGATGCCAGATGATTTGGTTGCCATGACATTGGCCAATGAAAGAAAAGTAGTAATTCTAGATTTAAAAACCCGAATGGTTCATAGACAAATAAAGCTAGAAGATGAATGTCATGGGATCGCACAAACAAAACATCGTCTTATTCTAAACGGTAAAGTCAAAggtttatttgttttgaattcaGATTTTGAGGTCGAAAATATGATTCCCGATATAACCGGAAAACATATCCTCTGTGGAAGATCAGACGGAACAATTATAGGGGGAACCTTGCACTGTAACAATATTTACTGTATAGACATACGCGGAGTAAAACTGTTTGAAATATCTCCCCCAGGCTTAGAATATCTAAATGGAATCTCTGTTTCCAATGACGGGGACATTTATATCACTGGTTTCCTGTCAAATACGTTACACAGAATTGACAGTGACGGAGAAAACAGTTGCGTTGTATTGAATAAAGACGATGGAATAAATCTCCCGCGCTCTATCTGTTCCTGTTATTCTACCAAGTCTATAATGGTTGTGAACAATGATGGACGATTAATAGTTACTTACAATTTGAAGTAA
- the LOC139490909 gene encoding uncharacterized protein: MSSTVKTNASTESGSERTHNKTHKNSHTEQQQRKKSKEEKINSKIKHKNLYMKVTGSYHTDTGLKARLKRITKEDLVVQNTRRDGEDTVFTIQLRSSKLAKKIISSIHKENKNTEDKFFIIDQQQKDVKEQRSFLQNNQIKLKELVDKEACEVVSNHNKMINEVQQRIKNVTEKLGRDSHEYNEEEEDMDIVPGDEKSQTDSIEASNISHRAKQEIDALQDKLTELKLQKKEFKDFITCMDEMLKKHKSSKKSNSAMNLVYSEFQIECKHLKSALPMYARRNQIVSTVTENQVSIIIGETGSGKSTQVTQYLYQAGLADSGLIVCTQPRKIAATSLATRVAHELNTSVGNLVGYHVGMQMKTSHATKIIYMTDQMLLNLCLKDENFSKYACIIIDEAHERSIYTDLLLGMIKTSLTKRPDLKVVITSATIEPEIFVNFFGTCPVLKIAGRMFPVNVIWPTEKEADEDYESAALKKTVYVHEKEQSGDILTFLTSPLEIEKCCNNFEKTFKDTNNFICLPLHGRLQPQEQQKVFEPSPVGKRKIVFATNSAETSITIPGIKYVIDTGVAKEMLYDPQKNINALNVTNITKSSAEQRKGRAGRTEPGKCYRLYTENIYNNMETNSKPEILRVHLGQALLKLYELGVNPLQFDFVQKPSQHLIDTAMETLELVGAVSDNKITERGKWIAKLPIDPKFGAFVYEAIEEEVGIEGIVLSACCGTSSMFYRSGSESQKNEADKRKVRFCHEGGDFMTMLAVFREWHSQQEKSKSYWCSQNSINNKVLRGIRETVNEILNVLKKEQGILMPFQLKTPKDVDEKLQEMLFKIFRQNICHYLGHDKAGYLVVQKDQIVQIFPASSLKTLGLQPDWIVIERVLKTSRDFATNITPVKDSWLQKALSDNMLKFDFNAIQSQRVEQAVFCAVGEKLFSNFVGLRYSELRNLENTLRQVLDGTFVTIEASKEYGEITAFATDKNKETVKAMINDRLNLLKGTMKGETKEFYLSSLKKGVKVVVGAGMDIVDVLMPNEYKTVVVNVIDNSVSEKDIREYFEKFGNVVNAYKFKNSKDKTKWGKITYQRKEDAESSVQSTKDKSISAFPDIGYQPTKDIVSLCTMRAKIEWCRRPTFAFIRFTDSSIVQRACKASISIRGTSARIRKGKGNASEIHVTNLCNNTTEDELRTAFLNTLSLELGTIENIAVRKKNVKTNESELKSLKQTIESKLNEYVIAGTYYLDLKPPRDNHVTFLAFVSFSIPEEGMAAYDGIHNSFKINYETVSMTVEFKTSVVVRKNLFPMHEETLSNLSETLDKNLDVKYRTKTLKNGNVLVELQCESRDNAIKAKTVVEKVIEGKRYDTEQPGELEKLFTQGGKRLFERVKNETNTIIHTDARDFSIIIHGPTEAQEKTAEMLTKYLRDLSSGISQQITLKGPDKPVGVMKELMMRYGYDLNTLVDEYGLKYVELDRRGHILTVTGDQQAVQIVIEKIQTVIEETGLKMKGKVLQPSTTRECVVCFCEIEDGKMYRLEACGHSYCKECVEFQFQSDLNSLPVCCSSEGCEEKWVLKDITKIADKTNNPVDLLVEKATSSFVAKNQRAYKYCTTPDCPIIYRATEKENLFTCPQCESRICTGCLKQFHDGLSCEQVKLAEKKEADDKNLRLLLQECKLDIKKCPNCSTLIEKISGCNRMTCSACKTYICWICLNHYPTSSECYDHLSKEHGGYY, encoded by the coding sequence ATGAGCTCAACTGTAAAAACCAACGCCTCTACGGAAAGCGGTTCAGAGAGAACTCACAACAAAACCCATAAGAACTCTCACACAGAGCAACagcaaagaaaaaaatcaaaagaggAAAAGATCAATTCaaagataaaacataaaaacttgtACATGAAAGTAACTGGTAGTTATCATACAGATACCGGCTTGAAAGCACGGTTAAAACGCATTACAAAGGAAGACTTAGTCGTGCAGAATACCAGGCGTGATGGCGAAGATACTGTTTTCACAATACAGCTAAGAAGCTCAAAACtggcaaaaaaaattatttcttctattcacaaagaaaacaaaaacaccgAAGATAAATTTTTTATAATAGACCAACAACAgaaagatgtcaaagaacaacgTAGCTTTCTTCAAAACAaccaaatcaaattaaaagaatTAGTGGACAAAGAAGCATGTGAAGTTGTGTCCAATCATAACAAAATGATAAATGAGGTACAACAAAGAATAAAAAACGTTACTGAAAAGTTGGGAAGGGACTCCCATGAGTACAACGAGGAAGAAGAAGACATGGATATCGTTCCAGGTGATGAAAAGTCACAAACCGATTCCATAGAAGCATCAAATATATCTCATCGTGCAAAACAGGAAATTGATGCGTTACAAGATAAACTTACAGAACTTAAATTACAAAAGAAAGAATTCAAGgattttataacatgtatggaTGAAATGTTGAAGAAACATAAATCATCTAAAAAATCTAACTCTGCAATGAATTTGGTATATTCCGAGTTTCAGATAGAATGCAAACATCTGAAATCTGCATTGCCTATGTATGCTAGAAGAAATCAAATTGTTTCAACTGTTACAGAAAATCAAGTTTCAATAATCATAGGAGAAACAGGTTCTGGAAAGAGCACCCAAGTTACCCAATATTTATATCAAGCTGGACTGGCAGATTCGGGATTGATTGTTTGCACACAACCACGAAAAATTGCTGCAACCAGCTTGGCTACACGAGTTGCCCATGAGCTAAACACATCCGTTGGCAACCTAGTTGGATATCACGTTGGTATGCAGATGAAAACGTCACATGCAACAAAAATTATTTACATGACTGATCAAATGCTTTTAAATCTTTGCCTAAAAGATGAAAACTTTTCTAAATACGCATGCATTATAATTGATGAGGCTCACGAAAGAAGCATATACACTGATTTGCTTCTAGGAATGATCAAAACAAGTTTAACTAAAAGACCTGACTTAAAAGTTGTAATCACATCAGCAACAATCGAACcggaaatatttgtaaatttctttgGTACATGCCCTGTTTTAAAAATTGCTGGAAGAATGTTTCCGGTAAACGTCATTTGGCCGACTGAAAAGGAGGCTGATGAAGATTATGAAAGCGCAGCATTAAAGAAAACAGTATATGTCCACGAAAAAGAGCAGAGTGGAGATATCCTGACATTCTTAACATCGCCGTTAGAAATCGAGAAATGTTGCAATAACTTTGAAAAGACTTTCAAGGATACGAACAACTTTATATGTCTGCCTCTTCATGGACGTTTACAACCACAAGAACAACAAAAAGTATTTGAACCAAGCCCCGTAGGAAAACGCAAAATAGTTTTTGCTACTAATAGCGCTGAAACTTCCATCACCATACCTGGTATTAAATATGTCATCGATACTGGAGTTGCAAAAGAAATGTTATATGATCCACAAAAGAACATAAACGCGTTAAACGTAACCAATATAACCAAAAGTTCAGCAGAACAAAGGAAAGGTCGGGCTGGAAGAACTGAACCAGGTAAATGTTATCGGCTATATACagaaaacatttataacaatatgGAAACAAACTCAAAGCCAGAAATCTTAAGAGTTCACTTAGGACAAGCTCTCCTGAAGCTATATGAGCTAGGGGTTAATCCACTACAATTTGACTTTGTGCAAAAGCCATCACAACATTTAATAGACACAGCGATGGAAACGTTGGAGCTTGTTGGGGCTGTTTCTGACAATAAGATAACCGAGCGAGGAAAATGGATAGCAAAGCTTCCGATCGATCCTAAATTCGGTGCGTTTGTGTATGAAGCTATAGAAGAAGAAGTTGGGATTGAGGGGATTGTTTTGTCAGCTTGCTGTGGAACTAGTAGTATGTTTTACAGATCAGGATCAGAAAGTCAAAAAAACGAAGCTGACAAACGGAAAGTCCGTTTTTGTCACGAAGGAGGAGATTTCATGACCATGTTAGCAGTATTCCGTGAATGGCACAGCCAACAAGAAAAATCTAAAAGTTATTGGTGTAGCCAGAATTCAATTAATAATAAAGTATTACGTGGAATAAGAGAGACAGTCAATGAGATTTTGAATGTCCTGAAAAAAGAACAAGGAATACTTATGCCGTTTCAACTCAAAACACCAAAAGATGTTGACGAAAAACTTCAAGAGATGTTGTTCAAGATATTTAGACAAAACATTTGCCATTATCTAGGACATGACAAGGCCGGATATTTAGTTGTACAGAAAGACCAAATCGTGCAAATCTTTCCAGCATCATCTTTAAAAACACTTGGACTTCAACCAGACTGGATTGTAATAGAGCGTGTGTTAAAAACATCACGTGATTTTGCAACCAACATTACTCCAGTGAAAGATTCGTGGTTACAGAAAGCATTATCAGATAATATGCTAAAATTCGACTTCAATGCCATTCAAAGTCAAAGGGTTGAGCAAGCTGTATTTTGTGCAGTTGGAGAAAAATTGTTCTCGAATTTTGTGGGTTTAAGATATTCTGAACTGCGAAATTTGGAAAACACATTGCGACAAGTACTTGATGGAACATTTGTTACAATAGAGGCATCTAAGGAATACGGTGAAATAACAGCATTTGCGACAGACAAGAATAAGGAAACAGTTAAAGCTATGATAAACGATCGTTTGAACTTATTAAAAGGTACAATGAAAGGCGAGACAAAGGAATTTTACCTTTCATCTTTAAAGAAAGGCGTTAAAGTAGTGGTTGGAGCAGGGATGGACATTGTTGATGTTCTGATGCCAAATGAATACAAGACCGTTGTTGTGAACGTTATAGATAATTCTGTATCGGAGAAGGACATTCGTGAATACTTTGAAAAATTTGGTAACGTTGTCAATGCATATAAATTCAAAAACAGCAAAGATAAGACCAAATGGGGAAAAATAACATATCAACGAAAAGAAGACGCTGAGTCGTCCGTTCAATCGACGAAGGATAAGAGTATAAGTGCATTTCCAGACATAGGTTATCAGCCTACAAAAGACATAGTTAGCCTTTGCACTATGAGAGCAAAGATCGAATGGTGTAGACGTCCAACGTTTGCATTTATTCGATTTACAGATTCTTCAATTGTTCAAAGAGCATGCAAGGCATCGATTTCCATCAGGGGTACGTCAGCAAGAATAAGAAAAGGCAAAGGAAACGCCTCTGAGATCCATGTTACAAATCTTTGCAATAATACTACGGAAGATGAGTTGCGCACAGCTTTTCTTAATACATTATCACTTGAATTAGGTACAATTGAGAATATAGCTGTCAGAAAGAAGaatgtaaaaacaaatgaaagtGAACTTAAATCTCTGAAGCAAACCATTGAGTCGAAATTGAATGAGTATGTCATAGCAGGAACGTATTATCTAGATTTAAAACCTCCAAGAGACAATCACGTTACCTTCTTGGCCTTCGTGTCGTTTTCCATACCCGAAGAGGGAATGGCAGCTTATGATGGCATACATAACAGTTTCAAGATTAACTATGAAACAGTATCCATGACAGTAGAATTCAAGACCTCAGTTGTTGTTCGAAAAAATCTCTTTCCGATGCACGAAGAAACATTAAGCAATCTTTCTGAAACGCTTGACAAAAATTTGGATGTTAAATATCGCACAAAGACACTGAAAAATGGGAACGTGCTAGTGGAGTTGCAATGCGAGTCCAGAGATAACGCTATAAAAGCAAAAACGGTTGTGGAAAAAGTTATCGAAGGAAAGAGGTATGACACAGAGCAGCCTGGTGAATTGGAAAAATTGTTTACTCAGGGCGGCAAAAGATTGTTTGAAAGAGTGAAAAATGAGACAAACACGATCATCCATACTGATGCTCGGGATTTCTCTATAATAATCCATGGGCCAACAGAAGCTCAAGAAAAAACTGCAGAAATGTTAACAAAGTATTTAAGAGATCTTAGCAGCGGCATATCACAACAAATAACATTGAAGGGACCAGACAAGCCAGTTGGAGTGATGAAAGAACTCATGATGCGATATGGTTATGATTTAAATACGCTTGTTGATGAATATGGTTTGAAATATGTTGAACTTGATCGTCGGggacatattttgacagttacTGGAGATCAACAGGCAGTCCAGATAGTCATTGAGAAAATACAAACTGTTATTGAAGAAACCGGACTAAAAATGAAGGGAAAAGTTCTGCAACCTAGTACAACCAGAGAATGTGTTGTTTGCTTTTGTGAAATAGAGGACGGTAAAATGTATAGATTAGAAGCTTGTGGCCATTCCTATTGTAAAGAATGCGTTGAGTTTCAGTTTCAATCTGATCTCAACTCTCTTCCTGTATGTTGCAGCAGTGAAGGTTGCGAAGAAAAGTGGGTGTTGAAAGATATTACAAAAATTGCAGATAAAACAAACAATCCAGTTGACCTATTAGTCGAGAAAGCTACCAGCTCTTTCGTTGCAAAAAATCAGAGAGCATATAAATACTGCACAACGCCCGATTGTCCAATAATTTATCGGGCAACAGAAAAGGAAAATTTATTCACATGTCCACAGTGTGAGAGTCGTATTTGCACAGGGTGTCTAAAACAATTTCATGATGGCTTATCATGTGAACAAGTAAAATTAGCAGAAAAAAAGGAGGCTGATGATAAAAATCTAAGGTTATTGCTTCAGGAGTGTAAACTAGACATTAAGAAATGTCCAAATTGTTCAACACTAATAGAGAAAATTTCAGGGTGTAATCGTATGACATGCAGTGCATGTAAAACTTATATTTGTTGGATTTGTTTGAACCACTATCCCACTTCAAGTGAATGTTATGATCATCTCAGTAAAGAGCATGGTGGTTACTACTAA